GTGGCCTTTGGGATTTTCCTCGCCATTCTGATGAATCAGTACCTGGTGGGAAAAAACATCTTCCGCATTCTGATCATCCTTCCCTGGGCCGTCCCGCAGTACATCACGGCCCTTACCTGGCGGGGCATGTTCAATTACGAATACGGAGCGATCAACCTGATTCTGGAAACACTCGGCATGGGTCCGGTTCAATGGCTGGGAAGTGAGTGGGGCGCCTTTTTTGCGGCGCTGATGACCAACATCTGGCTGGGCATTCCGTTTATGATGATTGTGGCGCTGGGTGGGCTTCAGTCGATTCCCAATGATTTATATGAAGCCGCCGAAATTGACGGAGCCAGCAAGTGGTTTCAATTCTGGAATATCACGCTGCCATTGCTACGGCCGGTGATGGTCCCGGCTATTACGCTGGGTGTCATCTGGACCTTTAACAATTTCAACGTCGTCTGGCTGGTGTCCGATGGAGGAAAACCATCGGATTCGACCCACATTCTGGTGAGCTGGGTGTATAAGGTTGGTCTGAACTATTTCCGGATTGGCTATGCGGCTGCGTTCAGCATGGTCATTTTCGGATTGCTGCTGATTTTCGGATGGAATTACATTAAACGGACACGCGGAACGGAGAGTGTGTACGAATGAAAAAGAGCCCACGTGAAGCCTCGCTGGGTGGAAAAATCTTCACCTATGCGTTTTTAACCCTGTTTGTTCTCTGGTCGATTTACCCCATTCTGAATGTGATCACCGTGTCGCTGCGGCCCGGGGACCTGTTATGGAGCAAGGACCTGAGTATCATTCCCGAGAACTGGACACTGGATGCCTACTATCAGCTGCTGTTCGATAAACCTTTCATGCGGTGGTTGTGGAATTCCATGCTGGTATCTTTTACGGTCACCCTGACCGGGGTGGCACTGGCATCAACGGCCGGTTATGCATTTTCGCGGTATAAATTCCGCGGGAAGGAAACGGCTATGATCGGGATGATTGTGACCCAAATGTTTCCGGTGACCATGCTGCTCCTTCCCTTGTTCATTATGCTGATCAAAATGGGATTGTATGACACCTACATCGGGCTGATCATTGCCTACTCGGCTACCGCGCTTCCGTTCTGTGTCTGGCAGATGAAGGGTTATTACGATACCATTCCCAAATCGCTCGAAGAAGCCGCAGCCATCGATGGATGCAGTCAGTGGATGACCTTTTACCGGATCGTTCTGCCGCTGGCTGCACCGGCGCTGGTGATCACAGCCCTGTTCAGTTTCATGTCGGCCTGGAGTGAGTACCTGGTGGCTGCCGTGCTCATTCAGGATACCACGATGTTTACGCTTCCGTTGGGTCTGAAGAGTTTTCAATCGAATTTTGCCACCGAGTGGGGATTGTATGCTGCAGCAGCCCTGTTTGTTTCGCTGCCGGTGGTCGTGCTCTTCATGGCGCTCAGCCGGTATCTGGTGTCTGGACTGACGCTGGGAGGCGTGAAAGAGTAACGGTGACGGGGTCCCTGGAAAAGAACGAAAACTGCTGGATTCCGGCCTGTGCCGGAATGACAACCATCATTTCAGCACCTAATCAAGGTGCAGTTTCCGTTAATGACCTGATTCAACAATCTGGTTTCTTTTTCGGACAGCTCCAATACCGCCCAGCCCTTCACACATCATGGACCGTTTAGCCGATCTCATTGCCGATCTGCCGCTCAGGCTGAAAGCAGCCCGGGTGGTGGAAGGCTATCTTACCGGAATTCACGATTCTCCTTTTCACGGATTTTCGGCGGATTTTGCTCAGCACCGTCCCTATCAGCCTGGGGATGACCTGAGACATTTTGACTGGAAAGTCTGGGCCCGGAAAGAAAAGGCGGTTGTACGCCAGTACGAAGAAGAAACCAACCTGCAGGCCACCCTCATTCTGGATGCCTCTGCCAGCATGTCACTGACCCACGACGGGCGTTCCAAGTGGGAGTATGCGGCGGTGCTGGCCGGATCACTCATTCACCTGATTCTGAGACAACGGGATGCAGCCGGTCTGATGGTGACCGATGAAACAATCCGGTCGGTGCAGTTTCCCCGCGGAGCTGCGTGGATCGAACCGGTTTTGTTTAAAACGCTGGAAACCGTTGAGCCCTCGGGAAAAACCCGTCTGGCCATTGGGTTGGAACAGGCCGCCCGTCAGCAAAGCCGCCGCGGATTGTTCATTCTGATTTCGGATTTCATGGAAGATCCCGACCAGTTCATTCCGGCGCTGCGGCAACTGGCCTCTCATGGGCATGATCTGATGGCGGTTCAGGTTCTCACACCGGGTGATCTGGAACTGGAACCGCTCCGTGATGTCTGGGCGGAAGATTCAGAAACCGGCGAACGCCTGGCTACCCATTGGGTTCAGCTGGCCGGTGATTTTAAACAGCAGGCACAAGCCTGGCAGACCGACCTCGGGAACAAATTCCGTAATCTGGGAATTGATTGGGTGGCTGCCCGCACCGATCAGCCATTTGCCACCACGCTCCGCTCCATTTTACAACACCGTCAGCGATAGGAGGATTCATCCGCATGAGACTGCTTTTTCTGCTACTTCCGGTCCTGTTGCTCGCCGGATGCCGTGAGGAAGAACCGGGTTCTCTGTTTCCGCGAATTGATCGGGAAACCGGTGAGTATTGGTTTTTTTACTATGACAGTTCAGCATCGGTTCAGTCTGTTGCACTGGCCGGCTCGTTCAATGGTTGGTCCGCCACCGCAACTCCCATGAAAAAACGGACTGATCACTTGTGGTCAGCCAGCATCAAACTGGCTCCCGGAAAGCGGGAACAGTACAAAGTGGTTCTCAATGGCACGAAGTGGATTCCCGATCCGAATGCACCGTATATCACCATGGATCAGTGGCGGAATTCGGTCATTCAGACCATCCGTCCCGACGAATTTGGTCTGATGTTCAGCTCTCCCATTGCCGATGGGGCGGCCATCCGTCCGGAATTTATCCGGCTGGTGTTTAACGATCCAAAATCGATTTTACCTGCCGCCAGTGTGGTGGTGACACTGAATGGCCGGCCGGTCAGGGAGTTAACCCGGCTTGCCGATGGAGAAATCAGGGTGCCGGTTCATCCCGATCTGGACGGAGAAATTCAGGTGGAGATTCAGATCGGACATCCCAACCTGAACTGGTATCACTCGTTTCTCGTCTTTGTCTGGAGTAAGCCCATCGACCTGAAAACGCCGCCGCAGAATGATGCCATGGTGTTATATGAGATTTACATCAGGCAATTTGCCGACAGCAATGACGATGGAACCGGTGATCTGAAGGGAATCACCGGGAAACTGC
Above is a genomic segment from Bacteroidota bacterium containing:
- a CDS encoding sugar ABC transporter permease gives rise to the protein MKPGISLTNDPKRLAYLYIFPALLVMALVIVGPFLYNLVVSFSNMNLMNFRDWKLTGIDNYLEVFTDRYFWYFFFKTILWTVLNVTVHVAFGIFLAILMNQYLVGKNIFRILIILPWAVPQYITALTWRGMFNYEYGAINLILETLGMGPVQWLGSEWGAFFAALMTNIWLGIPFMMIVALGGLQSIPNDLYEAAEIDGASKWFQFWNITLPLLRPVMVPAITLGVIWTFNNFNVVWLVSDGGKPSDSTHILVSWVYKVGLNYFRIGYAAAFSMVIFGLLLIFGWNYIKRTRGTESVYE
- a CDS encoding DUF58 domain-containing protein, with translation MDRLADLIADLPLRLKAARVVEGYLTGIHDSPFHGFSADFAQHRPYQPGDDLRHFDWKVWARKEKAVVRQYEEETNLQATLILDASASMSLTHDGRSKWEYAAVLAGSLIHLILRQRDAAGLMVTDETIRSVQFPRGAAWIEPVLFKTLETVEPSGKTRLAIGLEQAARQQSRRGLFILISDFMEDPDQFIPALRQLASHGHDLMAVQVLTPGDLELEPLRDVWAEDSETGERLATHWVQLAGDFKQQAQAWQTDLGNKFRNLGIDWVAARTDQPFATTLRSILQHRQR
- a CDS encoding sugar ABC transporter permease, giving the protein MKKSPREASLGGKIFTYAFLTLFVLWSIYPILNVITVSLRPGDLLWSKDLSIIPENWTLDAYYQLLFDKPFMRWLWNSMLVSFTVTLTGVALASTAGYAFSRYKFRGKETAMIGMIVTQMFPVTMLLLPLFIMLIKMGLYDTYIGLIIAYSATALPFCVWQMKGYYDTIPKSLEEAAAIDGCSQWMTFYRIVLPLAAPALVITALFSFMSAWSEYLVAAVLIQDTTMFTLPLGLKSFQSNFATEWGLYAAAALFVSLPVVVLFMALSRYLVSGLTLGGVKE